One Micromonospora eburnea genomic region harbors:
- a CDS encoding ABC transporter permease, which translates to MGSVTATVASPTDPNVTRWFRTFSAIVASGFRRYATYRQATVAGAVTNSVFGLLRYYVFLAAAGATGRVAGYDRAQLATFVWVGQGLLAVVLIWGWTELADRIRTGDVAADLLRPVHPVTSYLATDLGRAGFASLARLLPPVLIGLFFFDVYLPRRPGTLPLFALSVLLAVVVCFGCRYLVNTTAYWLQDVRGPLILWTLCSGVLAGLYFPLGFLPGWLEALLRYGTPFPSLLQIPLDVLVERDPAPAQLGLVGVQVGWAVALLVLCRLVQRRAEQRLVVQGG; encoded by the coding sequence GTGGGCTCTGTCACCGCCACTGTGGCGTCACCCACGGACCCAAACGTTACCCGATGGTTTCGGACATTCAGCGCGATAGTGGCATCCGGTTTTCGGCGTTATGCCACCTACCGCCAGGCCACAGTGGCGGGAGCGGTCACCAACAGTGTTTTCGGGCTGTTGCGCTACTACGTCTTTCTCGCGGCGGCCGGCGCGACGGGCCGGGTCGCCGGATACGACCGGGCCCAGCTCGCCACCTTCGTCTGGGTCGGGCAGGGACTGCTGGCGGTGGTCCTGATCTGGGGCTGGACCGAGCTGGCCGATCGGATCCGCACCGGCGACGTCGCCGCCGACCTGCTCCGCCCCGTCCACCCGGTGACCAGCTACCTCGCCACCGACCTGGGCCGGGCCGGGTTCGCCTCGCTGGCCCGGCTGCTGCCGCCGGTGCTGATCGGCCTGTTCTTCTTCGACGTGTACCTGCCCCGCCGGCCGGGCACCCTGCCGTTGTTCGCGCTCTCCGTGCTGCTCGCCGTGGTGGTCTGCTTCGGCTGCCGCTACCTGGTCAACACCACCGCGTACTGGTTGCAGGACGTCCGGGGCCCGCTGATCCTCTGGACGCTCTGCTCCGGCGTGCTCGCCGGGCTCTACTTCCCGTTGGGCTTCCTGCCCGGCTGGCTGGAGGCCCTGCTGCGGTACGGGACCCCGTTCCCGAGCCTGCTCCAGATCCCGCTCGACGTGCTGGTCGAGCGGGATCCGGCGCCGGCGCAGCTCGGCCTGGTCGGGGTGCAGGTCGGCTGGGCCGTCGCGCTGCTCGTGCTCTGCCGGCTGGTCCAGCGCCGCGCCGAACAGCGCCTGGTGGTGCAGGGTGGCTGA
- a CDS encoding WG repeat-containing protein has protein sequence MSAPPTHSAPAPAAQPASAPPAQISVPSAPAEAAADAPVSAPPAQVSAPPAPPEPVSAPPAQVTGPPAPDEAVPTPPAQVSAPPAPPEPVSAPPTQVTGPPAPDEPATDEAVPAPPVSGPPEPREPVPAAPPAQITGPPAPDEPTADEPVSAPPAQVSAPPAPPEPVSAPPVQVSGPPASEGTAEVEPRKDRPADPEQALAAIRWRLHPEKLREEAPDPEALREIRDGLTTKLDSALDNRTRARLLSLRSVAARILNDLDDALDDARLALTYAEATGELRRTTLARARLAEVLRWRGDHAEADRLFAEANSPELPDRLRAALHEHAGRSCFDQGRLTEACLHFERALDLRQGEDAELNARTAVALDAVAVRAAADGFGPKPRTREAILGEERYPVPTFDEERELWGYADAEGELVIDHRYAEVQPFHEGVAWVRRPEASRWALINTTGAALIEANNGYRGVAAFSEGLAWVSMDGKSRWMAIDPTNIVRIPPGYEDARPFRGGLAAVRQNGGWGAVDQDGQLVVPTRFHGMATALADGRYVDGFTEEGLAVVEMAGHRGVVDRTGRILVDPAYPVLVVHPVAFLVRDGSGRWGALDRRGEPLIDPVHPSRAAVVAEIEKLLADTSPVL, from the coding sequence ATGTCTGCGCCGCCGACTCATTCGGCACCGGCCCCGGCCGCCCAGCCGGCGTCGGCACCACCCGCACAGATCTCTGTGCCTTCGGCACCCGCCGAGGCGGCGGCAGACGCGCCGGTGTCGGCACCCCCCGCACAGGTCTCCGCACCGCCGGCACCCCCCGAGCCGGTGTCCGCGCCACCGGCGCAGGTCACCGGACCCCCGGCACCGGACGAGGCCGTGCCCACACCCCCCGCACAGGTCTCCGCACCACCGGCACCCCCCGAACCGGTGTCCGCGCCACCGACGCAGGTCACCGGGCCCCCGGCACCGGACGAACCGGCAACGGACGAAGCCGTGCCCGCACCACCCGTGTCCGGGCCGCCGGAACCGCGCGAGCCGGTGCCTGCGGCACCACCCGCACAGATCACCGGGCCCCCGGCACCGGACGAGCCGACAGCGGACGAACCGGTGTCGGCACCCCCCGCACAGGTCTCCGCACCACCGGCACCCCCCGAACCGGTGTCCGCGCCACCCGTACAGGTCTCCGGGCCCCCAGCGTCGGAGGGCACGGCCGAGGTCGAGCCGCGGAAGGACCGCCCGGCGGACCCGGAGCAGGCGCTGGCCGCGATCCGGTGGCGGCTGCATCCGGAGAAGCTGCGCGAGGAGGCCCCCGATCCGGAGGCGCTGCGCGAGATCCGGGACGGGCTCACCACGAAGCTCGACAGCGCGTTGGACAACCGCACCCGTGCCCGGCTGCTGAGCCTGCGGTCGGTGGCCGCCCGGATCCTCAACGACCTGGACGACGCCCTCGACGACGCGCGGCTCGCCCTGACGTACGCGGAGGCCACCGGCGAGTTGCGGCGGACCACGCTGGCCCGCGCGCGGCTGGCCGAGGTGCTGCGTTGGCGGGGCGATCACGCGGAGGCCGACCGGCTCTTCGCCGAGGCCAATTCGCCGGAGTTGCCGGACCGGCTGCGCGCGGCGCTACACGAGCACGCCGGCCGGTCCTGCTTCGACCAGGGCCGGCTGACCGAGGCGTGCCTGCACTTCGAGCGGGCGCTGGACCTGCGCCAGGGTGAGGACGCCGAGTTGAACGCGCGTACGGCGGTCGCGCTGGACGCGGTCGCGGTGCGGGCGGCGGCCGACGGCTTCGGTCCGAAGCCACGGACCCGGGAAGCGATCCTCGGCGAGGAGCGGTACCCGGTGCCCACCTTCGACGAGGAGCGGGAACTCTGGGGGTACGCGGACGCCGAGGGTGAGCTGGTGATCGACCACCGGTACGCCGAGGTGCAGCCCTTCCACGAGGGTGTGGCCTGGGTACGCCGCCCGGAGGCGTCCCGCTGGGCGCTGATCAACACCACCGGCGCGGCGCTGATCGAGGCGAACAACGGCTACCGGGGGGTGGCCGCGTTCTCCGAGGGGCTGGCCTGGGTGTCGATGGACGGCAAGAGCCGATGGATGGCGATCGACCCGACCAACATCGTGCGGATCCCGCCCGGGTACGAGGACGCCCGGCCGTTCCGGGGCGGCCTGGCGGCGGTCCGCCAGAACGGCGGCTGGGGCGCGGTCGACCAGGACGGTCAGCTCGTCGTGCCGACCCGGTTCCACGGTATGGCCACCGCCCTGGCCGACGGCCGGTACGTGGACGGCTTCACCGAGGAGGGCCTGGCCGTGGTGGAGATGGCCGGCCACCGGGGCGTGGTGGACCGGACCGGCCGAATCCTGGTCGATCCGGCGTACCCGGTGCTGGTCGTACACCCGGTCGCCTTCCTGGTCCGGGACGGCTCGGGCCGCTGGGGCGCGCTGGACCGGCGGGGTGAGCCACTGATCGACCCGGTGCACCCGAGCCGCGCCGCGGTGGTCGCGGAGATCGAGAAACTGCTCGCCGACACCAGCCCGGTGCTCTGA
- a CDS encoding aldo/keto reductase family protein: protein MEFRHLGRSGLMVSEISYGNWITHGSQVEEEAAIACVRAALETGITTFDTADVYAGTRAEEVLGRALKGERRAGLEIFTKVYWPTGPGRNDRGLSRKHIMESINGSLRRLQTDYVDLYQAHRYDYSTPLEETMEAFADVVHSGKAHYIGVSEWKASQIREAHQLARELRIPLVSSQPQYSMLWRVIEAEVIPTSEELGIGQIVWSPMAQGVLSGKYLPGQPPPAGSRATDEKSGAGFIAKWLGDEVLTRVQRLKPLAEQAGLTMPQLAIAWVLQNPNVSSAIVGASRPEQVYDNVKAAGVKLDADLLKAIDEIVEPVTERDPAKTESPAQRP from the coding sequence ATGGAATTCCGACACCTAGGCCGCTCGGGCCTGATGGTCAGCGAGATCTCGTACGGCAACTGGATCACCCACGGTTCGCAGGTCGAAGAGGAAGCGGCGATCGCCTGCGTGCGGGCCGCCCTGGAGACCGGCATCACCACGTTCGACACCGCCGACGTGTACGCCGGCACGAGGGCCGAGGAGGTGCTCGGCCGCGCGCTGAAGGGCGAGCGGCGCGCGGGGCTGGAGATCTTCACCAAGGTCTACTGGCCGACCGGTCCCGGTCGCAACGACCGCGGGCTGTCCCGCAAGCACATCATGGAGTCGATCAACGGCTCGCTGCGCCGCCTGCAGACCGACTACGTGGACCTCTACCAGGCCCACCGGTACGACTACAGCACGCCGCTGGAAGAGACGATGGAGGCGTTCGCCGACGTCGTGCACTCCGGCAAGGCGCACTACATCGGCGTCTCGGAGTGGAAGGCGTCGCAGATCCGCGAGGCCCACCAGCTCGCCCGCGAGCTGCGTATCCCGCTGGTCTCCAGCCAGCCGCAGTACTCGATGCTGTGGCGGGTCATCGAGGCCGAGGTGATCCCCACCTCCGAGGAGCTGGGCATCGGCCAGATCGTCTGGTCGCCGATGGCCCAGGGCGTCCTGTCCGGCAAGTACCTGCCGGGCCAGCCGCCGCCGGCCGGTTCCCGGGCCACCGACGAGAAGTCGGGTGCCGGGTTCATCGCCAAGTGGCTCGGCGACGAGGTGCTCACCCGGGTGCAGCGGCTCAAGCCCCTCGCGGAGCAGGCCGGGCTGACCATGCCGCAGCTCGCCATCGCCTGGGTGCTGCAGAACCCGAACGTCTCCTCGGCGATCGTCGGGGCGTCCCGGCCCGAGCAGGTGTACGACAACGTGAAGGCGGCGGGTGTCAAGCTCGACGCCGACCTGCTCAAGGCGATCGACGAGATCGTCGAGCCGGTCACCGAGCGGGACCCGGCGAAGACCGAGTCCCCCGCCCAGCGCCCGTGA
- a CDS encoding site-2 protease family protein, translating to MTGHDRPGEPLVLGVPRAAFRPSPVFLALVALFVTSGALTWQRFGNVRFDVFLFVVSGWLVSLCLHEYAHAVVAYRSGDRDIAHRGYLTLNPFKYTNPLLSIVLPVIVVLLGGIGLPGGAVWVDRHAIPGRLRHTLVSLAGPATNVLFTLLLVAALLIGPGVAGPTEFWAGLGLLAFLQLTASVLNLLPVPGLDGGNMIQPWLSPQYRRMYDLFAPFGFILLFALLWNPAIGGRFFDAVFWLADLLGLSPGLYLLGLELIRFWQG from the coding sequence ATGACGGGCCACGACCGCCCGGGCGAGCCGCTGGTGCTCGGGGTGCCCCGGGCGGCCTTCCGGCCCAGCCCGGTCTTCCTCGCGCTGGTCGCGCTCTTCGTGACCAGCGGCGCGCTGACCTGGCAGCGGTTCGGCAACGTCCGGTTCGACGTCTTCCTGTTCGTGGTCTCGGGCTGGCTGGTCTCGCTCTGCCTGCACGAGTACGCCCACGCGGTGGTCGCGTACCGGTCCGGGGACCGGGACATCGCCCACCGGGGCTACCTGACGCTCAATCCGTTCAAGTACACCAACCCGCTGCTGTCGATCGTGCTGCCGGTGATCGTGGTGCTGCTCGGCGGCATCGGCCTGCCCGGTGGCGCGGTCTGGGTGGACCGGCACGCCATCCCCGGCCGGCTCCGGCACACCCTGGTCAGCCTGGCCGGCCCGGCCACCAACGTGCTGTTCACCCTGCTGCTGGTGGCGGCGCTGCTGATCGGCCCCGGCGTGGCCGGCCCGACGGAGTTCTGGGCCGGGCTGGGCCTGCTGGCGTTCCTCCAGCTCACCGCCAGTGTGCTCAACCTGCTGCCGGTGCCGGGGCTGGACGGCGGCAACATGATCCAGCCGTGGCTCAGCCCGCAGTACCGCCGGATGTACGACCTGTTCGCCCCGTTCGGCTTCATCCTGCTCTTCGCGCTGCTCTGGAACCCGGCGATCGGCGGCCGCTTCTTCGACGCGGTCTTCTGGCTCGCTGACCTGCTCGGCCTGTCGCCCGGCCTCTACCTGCTCGGCCTTGAGCTGATCCGCTTCTGGCAGGGCTGA
- a CDS encoding serine/threonine-protein kinase has product MLTRGVVLSDRYLLSERIATGGMGAVWKCTDTLLGREVAVKVLLPSLVADPEFTTRFHAEARMMAALRHPGIVQVHDFGSATLADGSQVSYLVMEYVDGEPLVTWIRRAGRLDPASTMSVVAQAGHALHAAHLAGIVHRDVKPGNLMVKRDGTVVLVDFGIARASTMAGITAAHMVLGTASYMSPEQATGQRVAPATDVYALGAVAYFCLAGRPPFEGENPLQVAMRHAQDAPPPLPADTPPAVVELVHRALAKSPGDRYPSAVAMAEAAQDARDATLASIPVPPRPPWAVAGPAVPGPAALPTPAPGPTDPDHSGGTPSDAAAPAGSPAGPGRAEPADPPSARTGAQTPAGATPAAQPPVGPPPVGYGAQPPTGPPPVGSGAQPPAGPPPAGLGAQPPAGPPPVGLGAQPAAGPPPALPAWSVGVAHPGQPGTRPGGYGPEQDQHPGSGVPQTLEERASRPGRGRILALVGAAGVVLALAVTGAVIALRSPDDVPPDRPAALTGESATADPEQSEQPEQPELTASPGTEGSPEPTPSGSAGPVSRSPSAPPSRPSKPGDPTPSAGTSAPPTTAATGSPKPAGTTSAPQKPNPYTAAQACGSGYQVIDSATLTANGTRKGRVYLLYNSANGYNCVVTLKDYDVGRATSVSAYLEVQGSTRKADSGSFSYYAGPVRVAAAKKCVKWGGSTGGASYNSAFEHCG; this is encoded by the coding sequence GTGCTGACTCGAGGAGTGGTACTCAGCGATCGCTATCTGCTGAGCGAACGCATCGCGACCGGTGGCATGGGGGCCGTCTGGAAGTGCACCGACACACTGCTCGGCCGCGAGGTCGCGGTGAAGGTGCTGCTGCCGTCGCTGGTCGCCGATCCGGAGTTCACCACCCGCTTCCATGCCGAGGCCCGGATGATGGCCGCGCTGCGCCACCCGGGCATCGTGCAGGTGCACGATTTCGGCTCCGCCACGCTGGCCGACGGCAGCCAGGTCAGCTACCTGGTCATGGAGTACGTCGACGGCGAGCCGCTGGTGACGTGGATCCGGCGCGCCGGCCGGCTCGACCCGGCGTCCACCATGTCGGTGGTGGCACAGGCCGGGCACGCGCTGCACGCCGCCCACCTCGCCGGGATCGTGCACCGTGACGTCAAGCCCGGCAACCTGATGGTCAAGCGGGACGGCACGGTGGTGCTGGTCGACTTCGGCATCGCCCGGGCCAGCACCATGGCGGGGATCACCGCCGCCCACATGGTGCTCGGCACCGCCTCGTACATGTCTCCGGAGCAGGCCACCGGCCAGCGCGTCGCGCCGGCCACCGACGTCTACGCGCTCGGCGCGGTCGCGTACTTCTGCCTCGCCGGCCGGCCGCCCTTCGAGGGGGAGAACCCGCTCCAGGTGGCGATGCGGCACGCCCAGGACGCGCCGCCGCCGCTGCCGGCGGACACTCCCCCGGCGGTGGTCGAGTTGGTCCACCGGGCGCTGGCGAAGAGCCCCGGCGACCGGTACCCGAGCGCGGTCGCCATGGCCGAGGCCGCCCAGGACGCCCGGGACGCCACCCTGGCCAGCATCCCCGTCCCGCCCCGGCCGCCGTGGGCGGTGGCCGGCCCGGCCGTACCGGGGCCCGCCGCGCTGCCGACGCCCGCTCCCGGTCCGACCGACCCCGACCACTCCGGGGGTACGCCGTCCGACGCCGCCGCCCCCGCGGGGTCGCCGGCCGGTCCGGGCCGAGCCGAGCCCGCCGATCCGCCATCCGCCCGCACCGGCGCGCAGACTCCCGCCGGCGCTACCCCCGCGGCTCAGCCACCCGTCGGCCCCCCGCCGGTCGGTTACGGCGCTCAGCCACCCACCGGACCCCCGCCGGTCGGTTCGGGCGCGCAGCCACCCGCCGGACCCCCGCCGGCCGGCTTGGGCGCTCAGCCACCCGCCGGACCCCCGCCGGTCGGTTTGGGCGCTCAGCCAGCCGCCGGGCCACCGCCGGCCCTTCCCGCCTGGTCGGTCGGCGTGGCGCATCCCGGCCAGCCCGGTACGCGCCCCGGCGGGTACGGCCCGGAGCAGGACCAACACCCCGGCTCCGGCGTACCGCAGACGTTGGAGGAGCGGGCAAGCCGACCCGGGCGGGGACGGATCCTCGCCCTGGTCGGGGCGGCCGGCGTCGTTCTGGCGCTCGCGGTGACGGGGGCCGTGATTGCGCTGCGTTCCCCCGACGACGTACCGCCGGACCGCCCGGCCGCGCTGACCGGCGAGTCCGCGACCGCCGACCCGGAGCAGTCGGAACAGCCGGAACAGCCGGAGCTGACCGCGTCGCCGGGCACGGAGGGCTCACCCGAGCCGACGCCGAGCGGTTCCGCCGGGCCGGTCAGCCGGTCGCCGTCGGCTCCCCCGAGCCGCCCCTCGAAGCCGGGTGACCCCACCCCGTCGGCGGGCACGTCGGCGCCACCGACCACCGCCGCCACCGGCTCGCCGAAGCCGGCGGGCACGACCAGCGCCCCGCAGAAGCCCAATCCCTACACTGCGGCGCAGGCGTGCGGCAGCGGCTACCAGGTGATCGACTCGGCGACGCTGACCGCGAACGGAACCCGCAAGGGCCGGGTCTACCTGCTCTACAACTCGGCCAACGGATACAACTGCGTGGTCACCCTCAAGGACTACGACGTCGGCCGGGCCACTTCCGTGTCGGCGTACCTGGAGGTGCAGGGGAGCACCCGTAAGGCGGACAGCGGGTCGTTCTCGTACTACGCCGGACCGGTCCGGGTCGCCGCGGCCAAGAAGTGCGTGAAGTGGGGCGGGTCGACCGGCGGGGCCAGCTACAACAGCGCGTTCGAGCACTGCGGCTGA
- a CDS encoding bifunctional adenosylcobinamide kinase/adenosylcobinamide-phosphate guanylyltransferase produces the protein MSVDGWNSLLVLGGIRSGKSEYAESLVADAPTVRYVATAAEGDPADTEWATRLAAHRARRPGSWTTEETATDPGRLAEVIAAAGPNETLLVDDLGGWVAVLLDPAHQPADDSATIAELAAAVRASAARLVLVSPEVGLTLVPTTPLGRAFTDALGETNRAIADACDAAVLVVAGQPAWLKPAAPPRPAVPAQAGPDQAAAAGRATGRPAVVPGPAEQALPEVLTPAPPPAPAPAPVTEADWATPTMALPMVATGLVIQPGMELPMPDDYAGPQAVDRLASLDIPGAGLGVLDRVVSFAAATQGTPTPTPWSSVRVLLLHGDHDGGASAGVTPGESARRAQQARAGRGALARLAAENGAGLQVVEAPASAAMEDGPALAADQVESALRYGWRLAEQAADAGVQLLVLAACGAGTEAAAAAVLAATAGAEPPAVLGRVLTEQGEFDDVAWMARCAAVRDALHRTRRAPRGAKDVLAELGGGDIAVATGVLLGATARRVPVLLDGPVGVAAGLVSRDLAGQARHWCLLPDHGGQPAVRLAADVLGLDPLVDLRLDLGEGASALAALPLLRSALALAASLPVHPSLRDGAGDEEEFVEPRPAGPGPTTTEPEPGPPPAEPEFAEPEPAGPGPTTVEPDEPVAVPESPGRRAD, from the coding sequence ATGTCCGTTGACGGGTGGAACAGCCTCCTGGTGCTCGGTGGTATCCGGTCCGGCAAGTCCGAGTACGCGGAATCGCTGGTCGCCGACGCGCCCACGGTCCGGTACGTGGCCACCGCCGCGGAGGGGGACCCGGCGGACACCGAGTGGGCGACCCGCCTGGCGGCGCACCGCGCCCGCCGGCCGGGCAGTTGGACCACCGAGGAGACCGCGACGGACCCGGGCCGGCTCGCCGAGGTGATCGCGGCGGCCGGGCCGAACGAGACCCTGCTCGTCGACGACCTGGGCGGCTGGGTGGCCGTGCTGCTCGACCCGGCCCACCAGCCGGCCGACGACAGCGCCACCATCGCCGAGCTGGCGGCGGCCGTCCGGGCCAGCGCCGCCCGGCTGGTGCTGGTCAGCCCGGAGGTGGGGCTCACCCTGGTGCCGACCACGCCGCTGGGCCGGGCCTTCACCGACGCGCTGGGCGAGACCAACCGGGCGATCGCCGACGCCTGTGACGCCGCGGTGCTGGTCGTCGCCGGGCAGCCCGCCTGGCTCAAGCCGGCCGCCCCGCCCCGTCCCGCCGTGCCGGCGCAGGCCGGCCCCGACCAGGCCGCCGCGGCGGGTCGCGCCACCGGGCGGCCGGCGGTCGTCCCCGGCCCGGCCGAGCAGGCGCTGCCCGAGGTGCTGACCCCGGCCCCGCCGCCCGCGCCGGCCCCGGCGCCGGTGACGGAGGCCGACTGGGCCACCCCCACCATGGCGCTGCCGATGGTCGCCACCGGCCTGGTGATTCAGCCCGGCATGGAACTGCCCATGCCCGACGACTACGCCGGCCCGCAGGCGGTCGACCGGCTCGCCAGCCTGGACATCCCCGGCGCCGGGCTCGGCGTACTGGACCGGGTGGTCAGCTTCGCCGCCGCCACCCAGGGCACCCCGACCCCCACGCCGTGGAGTTCGGTGCGGGTGCTGCTGCTGCACGGCGACCACGACGGCGGGGCGTCGGCCGGCGTCACGCCCGGCGAGTCGGCCCGCCGCGCCCAGCAGGCCCGCGCCGGCAGGGGGGCGCTCGCCCGGCTCGCGGCCGAGAACGGGGCCGGCCTCCAGGTGGTCGAGGCGCCCGCCTCCGCCGCCATGGAGGACGGGCCGGCGCTCGCCGCCGACCAGGTCGAGTCGGCCCTGCGGTACGGCTGGCGGCTGGCCGAGCAGGCCGCCGACGCGGGCGTACAGCTGCTGGTGCTGGCGGCGTGCGGGGCCGGCACCGAGGCGGCCGCCGCGGCGGTGCTGGCGGCGACGGCCGGCGCGGAACCACCGGCGGTGCTGGGCCGGGTGCTGACCGAGCAGGGTGAGTTCGACGACGTGGCCTGGATGGCCCGTTGCGCGGCTGTCCGGGACGCGTTGCACCGCACCCGGCGGGCCCCGCGCGGTGCCAAGGACGTGCTGGCCGAGCTGGGCGGCGGCGACATCGCGGTGGCCACCGGCGTGCTGCTCGGCGCGACCGCCCGGCGGGTCCCGGTGCTGCTGGACGGGCCGGTCGGCGTCGCCGCCGGCCTGGTCAGCCGCGACCTGGCCGGGCAGGCCCGGCACTGGTGCCTGCTGCCCGACCACGGCGGCCAGCCCGCGGTACGGCTCGCCGCCGACGTGCTCGGCCTGGACCCGCTGGTGGACCTGCGCCTCGACCTCGGCGAGGGAGCGAGCGCGCTGGCCGCCCTGCCGTTGCTGCGCTCCGCGCTGGCGCTCGCCGCCAGCCTGCCGGTGCACCCGTCGCTGCGCGACGGCGCCGGGGACGAGGAGGAGTTCGTCGAGCCCCGGCCGGCCGGCCCCGGGCCGACCACCACCGAACCGGAGCCCGGCCCGCCCCCGGCCGAGCCGGAGTTCGCCGAGCCGGAGCCGGCCGGCCCGGGGCCGACGACGGTCGAGCCGGACGAGCCGGTCGCGGTGCCGGAGTCCCCCGGCCGGCGTGCCGACTGA
- the cobS gene encoding adenosylcobinamide-GDP ribazoletransferase, with protein MPTESRRGLADGVRLALTTFTTLPVRAGRVDRAAAGTAMALAPAVGAVLGVFLAAVLLLAAAVAPPLVAAGVTVGVGALLTRGLHLDGLADTVDALGSYRRGAAALEIMKKPDVGPFGVVALVVVLLLQAAMLAELAGRSWPAALAAVAAATAAGRLGVGLACRRGVPAARPEGLGALVAGTVGPVALVVGVAAVALLAVPAVPGRPWQGPVAVVAALAVAAGLLRHVVRRLGGITGDVLGATVEIVTTLAYLGLVLSG; from the coding sequence GTGCCGACTGAGAGCCGGCGCGGGCTCGCCGACGGGGTCCGGCTGGCACTCACCACCTTCACCACGCTCCCGGTACGCGCCGGTCGGGTGGACCGGGCGGCGGCGGGCACCGCGATGGCGCTCGCCCCGGCGGTCGGGGCGGTGCTCGGCGTGTTCCTCGCGGCGGTGCTGCTACTGGCCGCCGCGGTCGCGCCCCCGCTCGTCGCGGCCGGGGTCACCGTCGGTGTCGGCGCGCTGCTCACCCGGGGCCTGCATCTGGACGGGCTGGCCGACACCGTCGACGCGCTGGGCTCGTACCGGCGCGGCGCGGCAGCGCTGGAGATCATGAAGAAGCCGGACGTCGGCCCGTTCGGGGTCGTCGCGCTGGTGGTCGTACTCCTGCTCCAGGCCGCGATGCTCGCCGAGCTGGCCGGGCGGTCGTGGCCGGCGGCGCTCGCGGCGGTGGCCGCCGCGACGGCGGCCGGGCGGCTCGGCGTCGGCCTGGCCTGCCGGCGCGGGGTGCCGGCGGCCCGGCCGGAGGGGCTGGGCGCGCTGGTGGCCGGCACGGTGGGGCCGGTCGCGTTGGTCGTCGGCGTGGCCGCCGTCGCGCTGCTGGCGGTGCCGGCGGTGCCGGGCCGCCCCTGGCAGGGGCCGGTCGCCGTCGTCGCCGCGCTCGCCGTCGCGGCAGGGCTGCTGCGGCACGTGGTACGCCGGCTCGGCGGGATCACCGGGGACGTGCTCGGCGCCACCGTGGAGATCGTCACCACGCTGGCCTACCTGGGACTGGTGCTGTCCGGCTGA
- a CDS encoding DUF2314 domain-containing protein — protein sequence MLITDDFLPVPVPESLDATYLVPITGLPRVSPKTAVEALAGRLAEPVHGLAKQMLASPLMSVDTRQISEFPELPPDLLTAFGATEAQLARLAAATHLVVVQAEYRPGWPPAHEWAARAVAAAIAETVDGDVVDVFGLQFLDPAAALRSLPDAEGRIRLVDWVLVPYSSDADGLWFTTKGLRRFGLLELQAQGVPDHLTRAWGAVMTGAARRLLRDWTEGLAGDEVPAFVQLPVLATVTGHDIAVAYGNPEQHGATAPVLLRLELDPATDPDADSFLTLSPPPGHPGPAGRYFATACATLFNGIQPDVRYARRGDAMSKAIAAARTGLGDIRARFLAGRLPTESQLVVKYGLPGDDGPEYVWAGVTSWETPERIVGASASDANSDPSVRIGSPVVVAATDVVDWAVLDGTGVIEGGWTQAVLDAGEPPTAG from the coding sequence ATGCTCATCACGGACGACTTCCTGCCCGTACCGGTCCCGGAGTCGCTGGACGCGACCTACCTGGTGCCGATCACCGGGCTGCCGAGGGTCAGCCCGAAGACGGCGGTGGAGGCCCTGGCCGGGCGGCTCGCCGAGCCGGTGCACGGGCTGGCGAAGCAGATGCTGGCCAGCCCGCTGATGAGCGTCGACACCCGGCAGATCAGCGAGTTCCCCGAGCTGCCGCCGGACCTGCTCACCGCGTTCGGCGCCACCGAGGCCCAGCTGGCCCGGCTGGCCGCCGCGACGCATCTGGTGGTGGTGCAGGCCGAGTACCGGCCCGGTTGGCCGCCGGCGCACGAGTGGGCGGCCCGGGCGGTGGCCGCGGCGATCGCCGAGACGGTCGACGGGGACGTGGTGGACGTCTTCGGCCTCCAGTTCCTGGATCCGGCGGCCGCGCTGCGCTCGCTGCCGGACGCCGAGGGCCGGATCCGGCTGGTCGACTGGGTGCTGGTGCCGTACTCGTCGGACGCCGACGGGCTCTGGTTCACCACCAAGGGGCTGCGCCGCTTCGGGCTGCTGGAACTCCAGGCCCAGGGCGTGCCGGACCATCTCACCCGGGCCTGGGGCGCGGTGATGACCGGTGCCGCGCGGCGGCTGCTGCGGGACTGGACCGAGGGGCTGGCCGGCGATGAGGTGCCGGCATTCGTGCAGCTCCCGGTGCTGGCCACGGTGACCGGGCACGACATCGCGGTGGCGTACGGGAATCCGGAGCAGCACGGCGCGACGGCACCGGTGCTGCTGCGGCTGGAGCTGGACCCGGCGACCGATCCGGACGCCGACTCGTTCCTCACCCTCAGCCCACCGCCGGGGCACCCCGGGCCGGCCGGCCGCTACTTCGCCACGGCCTGCGCCACCCTGTTCAACGGCATCCAGCCCGACGTCCGGTACGCCCGGCGGGGCGACGCGATGAGCAAGGCGATCGCGGCGGCCCGGACCGGGTTGGGCGACATCCGGGCCCGCTTCCTCGCCGGCCGGCTGCCCACTGAGTCGCAGCTGGTGGTCAAGTACGGCCTGCCCGGCGACGACGGCCCCGAGTACGTCTGGGCCGGGGTGACCTCCTGGGAGACCCCGGAACGGATCGTCGGCGCCAGCGCCAGCGACGCCAACAGCGACCCGAGCGTCCGCATCGGCTCCCCGGTCGTGGTGGCGGCCACGGACGTCGTCGACTGGGCCGTCCTCGACGGGACCGGCGTCATCGAGGGCGGCTGGACCCAGGCGGTCCTCGACGCCGGCGAGCCGCCCACCGCCGGCTGA